In Penicillium psychrofluorescens genome assembly, chromosome: 5, a single window of DNA contains:
- a CDS encoding uncharacterized protein (ID:PFLUO_007562-T1.cds;~source:funannotate): MSATATSSTFTTTLVGSPTAMTSVATRTSEKQCPTCGGDGSEHSAEEAQRRIQDLEGQVRDLMEHASITVGQLAEYEEQVSRLRSCANQAATGTPRSSSEAQAQVQAQQGRLATLTSLLPSYRRSSNNSNSNNAPVPTTPTGPPPYAVQQSPASSESTSELQDALTREQSLRKAAESQLTQASTELEELTVQLFSQANEMVAQERKARVRLEERVAVLERRDVEKRSRLERLEKAMARVERLRALVNQ, encoded by the exons ATGTCGGCTACGGCCACAAGTTCAACGTTCACCACCACACTTGTCGGATCGCCTACTGCCATGACCAGCGTTGCGACTCGAACCTCTGAGAAACAGTGTCCGACCTGTGGAGGGGATGGCTCTGAACactccgccgaggaggcccagCGCCGAATCCAGGACTTGGAGGGGCAGGTGCGAGATTTGATGGAGCATGCGTCCATTACTG TCGGCCAACTCGCAGAATACGAAGAACAAGTCAGCCGACTGCGCTCCTGCGCGAACCAAGCAGCCACCGGCACCCCGCGCTCGAGTTCAGAAGCCCAAGCTCAAGTCCAAGCCCAACAAGGGCGCCTCGCGACGCTcacctccctcctcccctcctACCGCCGCTCCAGCAACAATTCCAACTCCAACAACGCCCCAGTCCCCACCACGCCCACCGGCCCTCCTCCGTACGCCGTGCAACAATCCCCCGCGAGCAGCGAAAGCACCTCCGAGCTCCAGGACGCGCTCACCCGCGAACAGAGCTtgcgcaaggccgccgagTCGCAGCTGACGCAGGCGAGCACTGAGCTCGAGGAGTTGACCGTACAGCTGTTCAGCCAGGCGAACGAGATGGTTGCGCAGGAACGCAAGGCACGCGTGAGGCTGGAAGAGCGCGTTGCTGTGCTGGAGCGCCGtgatgtggagaagaggtcTCGTCTGGAGAggctggagaaggccatggcgAGGGTAGAGAGGTTGCGCGCTTTGGTGAATCAATGA
- a CDS encoding uncharacterized protein (ID:PFLUO_007563-T1.cds;~source:funannotate), with product MPIGIAIVGSGLFAKEQHLPAVQAATDLQLTAIYSRSLKSAQDLASGTSSSSAVDLYSEDSGPGKSYADLLARADIEAVIIGLPILVQPEFIQKALLAGKHVLSEKPIAKDVATAQELVSWYQANVDPVKTVWAVAENWRYMTKLLFAAEQVRTLGAVRNFRVNVHSLMKPDNKYYLTSWRKTPAYQGGFLLDGGVHMVAALRLILGSEDPITTVSAQSQQLQEYLPPVDTVDAVVKTQSGASGVVSLSWGSSFSDNVFEFACEKGMVRVHFDGVTVNGVDHPIEFDGKGVGPEVAEFARTIVHGRPVEKRQSPGEALADLGVLEGMLRSGEQDGERIQLRETYIQ from the exons ATGCCCATCGgcatcgccatcgtcggcagCG GCCTCTTTGCCAAAGAGCAGCACCTG CCCGCCGTCCAAGCCGCGACAGACCTGCAGCTCACAGCCATCTACTCGCGTTCTCTCAAATCCGCCCAAGACCTCGCCAGCGGtacatcctcctcctcagctgTTGATCTCTATTCTGAGGATTCCGGGCCCGGCAAGTCCTACGCAGATCTGCTCGCTCGCGCCGACATCGAAGCCGTCATCATTGG CCTCCCGATTCTCGTCCAGCCGGAATTTATCCAGAAAGCCCTGTTAGCAGGCAAACACGTTCTGTCCGAAAAGCCCATTGCCAAGGACGTCGCGACAGCCCAGGAGCTGGTAAGCTGGTACCAGGCCAATGTCGATCCCGTCAAGACCGTCTGGGCTGTCGCTGAGAACTGGCGCTACATGACGAAACTGCTTtttgcggcggagcaggtGCGCACACTGGGCGCTGTTCGGAATTTCAGGGTGAATGTGCATAGTCTGATGAAGCCGGATAACAAGTACTACT TGACATCCTGGCGCAAGACCCCGGCCTATCAAGGCGGATTCCTGCTCGATGGCGGTGTGCACATGGTTGCCGCGCTGCGTCTGATCCTAGGATCCGAGGACCCCATCACGACTGTCTCTGCGCAGTCGCAGCAACTTCAAGAGTACCTACCACCCGTCGACACGGTGGATGCGGTGGTGAAAACCCAATCCGGGGCTTCGGGCGTCGTGTCTCTGTCTTGGGGATCGTCGTTCAGTGACAACGTCTTCGAGTTTGCCTGTGAGAAGGGAATGGTGCGTGTGCATTTTGATGGGGTCACAGTTAATGGTGTTGATCATCCTATCGAGTTCGATGGGAAAGGTGTTGGCCCTGAAGTTGCGGAGTTCGCCCGGACCATTGTCCATGGTCGCCCTGTAGAGAAGCGACAGTCTCCCGGGGAGGCTTTGGCGGATCTGGGGGTGTTGGAAGGGATGCTGCGCAGTGGGGAACAGGATGGCGAGAGGATTCAATTGCGCGAGACATACATCCAGTAG
- a CDS encoding uncharacterized protein (ID:PFLUO_007564-T1.cds;~source:funannotate), with the protein MFMLRPVLRQPSIAQRDPANTDKMVLAKKHVPIVKKRTARFNRHQSDRFKCVPQAWRKPKGIDNAVRRRFKGQIAMPSIGYGSNKKTRHLMPSGHKAFLVHNPKDVELLLMHNRTYAAEIGHAVSSRKRVDIIAKAKALGVKVTNSKGRVTTEA; encoded by the exons ATGTTCAT GCTCCGTCCAGTTCTTCGACAACCCTCGATCGCCCAGCGAGACCCTGCCAACACCGACAAG ATGGTCCTCGCAAAGAAGCACGTCCCTATCGTCAAGAAGC GCACTGCGCGCTTCAACCGTCACCAGTCTGACCGGTTCAAGTGCGTGCCGCAGGCATGGCGCAAGCCCAAGGGTATTGACAATGCCGTCCGCCGCCGCTTCAAGGGCCAGATTGCCATGCCCTCCATCGGTTACGgcagcaacaagaagacccGCCACCTCATGCCCTCGGGCCACAAGGCCTTCCTCGTCCACAACCCCAAGGATGTCGAGCTCCTCCTGATGCACAACCGCACCTACGCTGCCGA GATCGGCCACGCCGTCTCCTCCCGCAAGCgcgtcgacatcatcgccaaggccaaggctctCGGCGTCAAGGTCACCAACTCCAAGGGCCGTGTCACCACCGAGGCATAA
- a CDS encoding uncharacterized protein (ID:PFLUO_007565-T1.cds;~source:funannotate), with protein sequence MLSLPARYGRLGALITPVALIVFMIHFLSANFGSEDSLTGSGAIPEAELDAGTSPHEPPCPPPLPGIEDILVVVKTGITEAQEKVPVHLRTTLRCIPHRLIVSDYEEEIAGERTHDVLRRVDPELRETNKDFALYNRAQTHGGRSGLISQDMNKVANGATGMSGNPGWKLDKWKFLPMIHEAAEFRPNASWYVFLEADTYPIWRNLLAWLEPMDPEQALYLGNQMQIEGIIFAHGGSGFVLSQAAMRQLVDFHAPRQDEWDRFTEAQWAGDCVLGEVINKAGIPLTWSWPHVTTGSLWEADAFSHHYQRNVWCSPAVTFHHMNPTDIERMWEFDQEWFANQTHPHLLYSDVFRNLIRPSLNFHRDNWDNLADDKPSPGDHGISPPAIPASPSDCEEYCASLPNCMQYRVDDRGRCTTSKSPIRGVPKSGLRSGWLLDKVDAHVEELGYCDIPAWVMP encoded by the exons ATGCTTTCTCTGCCGGCCCGCTATGGCCGGCTGGGCGCCCTCATCACACCGGTGGCGCTCATTGTTTTCATGATTCACTTCCTGAGCGCCAACTTCGGCTCGGAGGATAGCTTGACAGGCTCCGGCGCGATACCAGAAGCCGAGCTCGATGCCGGAACCTCTCCGCACGAGCCGCcatgtcctcctcctctgccGGGTATCGAGGACATCCTAGTCGTCGTGAAGACGGGGATCAcagaagcgcaagaaaaAGTGCCAGTGCACCTCCGCACAACACTACGCTGCATCCCGCACCGGCTCATCGTCTCGGACTACGAGGAAGAAATCGCCGGCGAGCGCACGCACGACGTGCTCCGCCGAGTCGACCCGGAGCTGCGCGAGACCAACAAAGACTTCGCGCTGTACAACCGCGCTCAGACGCACGGCGGCCGCTCTGGCCTGATCAGCCAGGACATGAACAAGGTCGCCAACGGGGCGACCGGCATGTCGGGCAACCCGGGGTGGAAGCTCGACAAGTGGAAGTTCCTCCCGATGATCCATGAGGCGGCGGAGTTCCGCCCGAACGCGAGCTGGTACGTCTTCCTCGAGGCGGACACGTACCCGATCTGGCGCAATCTGCTCGCGTGGCTGGAGCCCATGGACCCGGAGCAGGCGCTGTATCTCGGGAATCAGATGCAGATCGAGGGGATCATCTTTGCGCACGGCGGATCCGGGTTCGTGCTCTCGCAGGCGGCGATGCGGCAGCTGGTCGATTTTCATGCTCCGCGCCAGGATGAGTGGGATCGCTTCACGGAGGCGCAGTGGGCGGGCGACTGTGTGCTCGGCGAGGTGATCAACAAGGCGGGCATCCCGCTGACCTGGTCGTGGCCGCATGTTACCACCGGCTCGTTGTGGGAGGCTGATGCCTTTTCGCACCATTACCAGCGCAACGTGTGGTGTTCCCCAGCCGTGACCTTCCACCACATGAACCCAACCGACATCGAGCGCATGTGGGAGTTTGACCAGGAGTGGTTTGCAAAT CAAACACACCCTCATCTTCTCTACAGCGACGTCTTCCGTAATCTCATCCGTCCATCGCTAAACTTCCACCGCGACAACTGGGACAATCTCGCCGATGACAAACCATCTCCCGGAGACCACGGAATCTCCCCACCCGCCATCCCAGCCTCGCCATCTGACTGCGAAGAATACTGTGCCAGTCTACCAAACTGCATGCAGTACCGCGTCGACGACCGCGGCCGCTGCACAACTTCCAAGAGTCCTATTCGCGGCGTGCCGAAGTCTGGGCTGCGCTCTGGTTGGTTGCTCGATAAGGTCGATGCGCATGTTGAGGAGTTGGGATATTGTGATATTCCCGCCTGGGTGATGCCTTGA
- a CDS encoding uncharacterized protein (ID:PFLUO_007566-T1.cds;~source:funannotate), translating into MALANIDTPTTASTPDLVQKIADVVVTPCEPWPAPYYMERGLRRVRPYHYTYNTHCKERWRGRELLEIFTSEFRDRKPAYYKWALETGHVAVNGTPAGPNTVLKNGQVISHTAHRHEPPVTGLPVGIIHEDDDILVIDKPAGVPVHSAGRYHYNSVVEILRSERGNEWVPRPCNRLDRLTSGIMFIGKHPKGAEKISTQLAARSVQKEYVARVKGKFPDGVVVCDQPVMQVSPKLGLNRVRATGKEATTKFRRLAYYPPSAAATTALAETVTSKTATGEVPRAATPPPAFSNEAEGYSIVHCLPLTGRTHQIRVHLQFLGHPITNDPIYSNRRVFGPGLGRHETTADRDEEIIERLSHMGKTELPDTISYRTHLTAAPNVPPGTDPLVVEEIMSREQAAAAEDYAKRKGERLSGELCDVCGTELYSDPGVHELGIFLHAVAYADKAGEWGYRSKMPNWGLPPPGFDGPTEVPDWQPAADGEETVVGHGTVPRGIGEDLVEGQPRPGFSGPLLVEGVGVLHISDTPQEPSETVPAASS; encoded by the exons ATGGCTCTCGCCAACATCGACACCCCCACGACGGCGTCCACGCCCGACCTCGTTCAAAAAATCGCCGATGTCGTCGTGACCCCCTGTGAACCGTGGCCGGCGCCCTATTACATGGAGCGTGGTCTGCGTCGAGTCCGTCCTTACCACTACACGTATAATACCCACTGCAAGGAGCGATGGCGGGGTCGGGAACTGCTAGAGATCTTCACTTCGGAGTTTCGGGACCGGAAGCCAGCATACTAC AAATGGGCTCTCGAAACCGGCCATGTCGCCGTCAACGGCACGCCGGCCGGCCCCAACACGGTCCTCAAGAACGGCCAGGTCATTTCCCACACTGCACACCGACACGAGCCGCCCGTGACAGGACTGCCCGTTGGAATCATCCACGAAGATGACGACATCCTCGTTATCGACAAGCCAGCCGGTGTGCCGGTCCACTCCGCCGGCCGGTACCACTACAACTCGGTGGTGGAGATCCTGCGCTCAGAGCGCGGCAATGAGTGGGTGCCGCGGCCGTGCAATCGGCTCGACAGACTGACCTCGGGGATCATGTTCATTGGGAAACATCCCAAGGGCGCCGAGAAGATTTCCACTCAGTTGGCGGCACGGTCCGTGCAGAAGGAGTACGTCGCTCGCGTCAAAGGAAAATTCCCAGACGGCGTGGTGGTGTGCGACCAGCCCGTGATGCAGGTGAGTCCGAAGCTGGGCTTGAACCGCGTCCGGGCAACGGGCAAAGAAGCCACAACCAAATTCCGCCGTCTGGCCTACTATcccccctccgccgcggcgaccaCCGCGCTCGCAGAGACAGTTACTTCCAAAACCGCGACGGGCGAAGTTCCTCGCGCCGCTACTCCGCCCCCGGCGTTCTCTAACGAAGCCGAAGGCTACAGCATTGTCCACTGCCTGCCCCTGACGGGTCGCACGCATCAGATCCGCGTGCACCTCCAGTTCCTGGGCCACCCGATCACCAACGACCCGATCTATTCCAATCGGCGCGTGTTTGGCCCGGGCCTGGGTCGTCACGAAACCACCGCGGaccgcgacgaggagatcattGAGCGCTTGTCGCACATGGGCAAGACCGAGCTGCCGGACACGATCAGCTACCGGACACACCTCACCGCCGCACCAAATGTGCCCCCGGGCACGGACCCGCTTGTCGTGGAAGAGATCATGTCGCGCGAACAGGCGGCCGCAGCAGAAGACTACGCGAAGCGAAAAGGCGAGCGGCTGTCCGGCGAGCTCTGCGACGTCTGCGGCACGGAACTCTACTCGGACCCGGGCGTCCACGAGCTAGGAATCTTCCTACATGCCGTCGCTTATGCGGATAAAGCTGGCGAGTGGGGCTACCGCAGCAAGATGCCGAACTGGGggttgccgccgccgggcTTTGATGGGCCTACTGAAGTCCCGGACTGGCAACCTGCTGCGGATGGTGAGGAGACTGTCGTCGGCCATGGAACTGTGCCCCGCGGTATTGGTGAGGATCTGGTCGAGGGACAACCGAGACCTGGATTTAGTGGTCCGCTTCTCGTGGAAGGGGTCGGTGTTCTACACATCTCGGATACGCCTCAGGAGCCGTCGGAGACGGTGCCTGCCGCGTCGTCTTGA
- a CDS encoding uncharacterized protein (ID:PFLUO_007567-T1.cds;~source:funannotate) — protein sequence MAPPEYEAKKRRQRSDYGYHQVHQTRWFDNDMYAHLNNTVYTALFDTIANTYLIKECGMDPFSVNNPTEKKNAPQEQGQLSVGTDHIGLIVSTHADFFASVRFPDTLEVGLRVVKLSSSSVTWEIGVFRQGEEAVKMVGTYIHVFCLRETMRVGKGGMPEGVRRGLEKLIEGPQEHAKL from the exons ATGGCTCCCCCAGAGTACGAAGCCAAGAAGCGCCGCCAGCGCAGCGACTATGGCTATCATCAAGTGCACCAGACAAGATG GTTCGACAATGACATGTACGCCCACCTCAACAACACCGTCTACACAGCCCTCTTCGACACCATCGCCAACACCTACCTGATTAAAGAGTGCGGCATGGACCCCTTCAGCGTGAACAACCCCACCGAGAAAAAGAATGCGCCGCAGGAGCAAGGCCAGCTCTCCGTCGGCACGGACCACATCGGGCTGATCGTCTCGACGCACGCCGACTTCTTTGCCTCCGTGCGCTTCCCGGATACCCTAGAAGTAGGCCTCCGCGTCGTCAAGCTGAGTTCGTCCAGTGTGACGTGGGAGATTGGCGTGTTCCGCCAAGGCGAGGAGGCCGTTAAGATGGTGGGCACTTATATACATGTGTTTTGCCTGCGGGAGACTATGCGTGTTGGGAAGGGGGGCATGCCCGAGGGGGTGAGAAGGGGTTTGGAAAAGTTGATTGAGGGGCCGCAGGAGCATGCGAAGCTGTGA
- a CDS encoding uncharacterized protein (ID:PFLUO_007568-T1.cds;~source:funannotate), which yields MAPNLFICLRAVFCPTYWFQNGNRIKGSVNREQHWETPVPGTYQFFPGKGWHLISRDDGGHDEKLPAPLVYCRVLHRYIFESELEDRCRWFSAPLHRGGRPEQLRFLLLDDGVSWVAAWDAQDCFIPGPYPKWWLDEDGETLHRGASPPTSANVSRCSSVVAKYD from the coding sequence ATGGCTCCCAACCTCTTCATCTGCCTCCGCGCCGTCTTCTGCCCGACCTACTGGttccagaatggcaatcGCATCAAAGGCTCCGTCAACCGCGAGCAGCACTGGGAGACTCCCGTGCCAGGCACCTACCAGTTTTTCCCCGGAAAGGGCTGGCATCTGATCTCCCGCGACGACGGTGGCCATGACGAAAAGCTGCCCGCGCCGCTCGTCTACTGCCGTGTTCTCCACCGCTACATATTCGAGTCCGAGCTCGAGGACCGCTGCCGCTGGTTCTCGGCGCCGCTGCACAGAGGTGGGCGCCCGGAGCAGCTGCGCTTCCTCTTGCTGGATGATGGCGTCTCGTGGGTTGCTGCGTGGGATGCGCAGGACTGCTTTATTCCCGGGCCCTATCCAAAGTGGTGGCtcgatgaggatggcgagaCTCTGCATCGAGGCGCTTCGCCGCCGACCAGTGCCAACGTGTCGCGGTGCAGCAGCGTTGTTGCCAAATATGATTAA
- a CDS encoding uncharacterized protein (ID:PFLUO_007569-T1.cds;~source:funannotate): MASSCDNEAPDCRKDITTPLSCQQTGDNEKIAVNLEGVAKTLLIPLIARAYDNTLPGPIVGDPYAKDVLEKIEFDADAMTMTPFKNSSIALRTSQLDRWAATFLKKNANTTVLHLACGFDSRMQRVEWGEKTRWIDIDLPEVIELRRKVQPVSLPGRDYSLIGVDVLDENWMHDIGEVSGPVLVIMEGLLAYLPEKDARGLLRRICETFSEGEMVFESVSSAALKWLNRPESLKAVSDTGAVFQSSVDDPTALEDLHPHLRLAESVPVVQAPGTEKFPLLSRMLMYFTSWFPSGRDSARLLRF, translated from the coding sequence atggcttcttcttgcgatAACGAGGCTCCTGATTGCCGCAAAGATATAACCACCCCGCTCTCCTGCCAACAAACTGGAGACAATGAGAAGATAGCCGTTAACCTCGAGGGCGTTGCAAAGACTCTTCTTATACCTCTTATTGCTCGAGCCTATGATAATACTCTCCCTGGGCCCATTGTCGGCGACCCATACGCCAAAGATGTCTTGGAGAAAATCGAATTTGACGCTGATGCAATGACTATGACGCCTTTTAAAAACAGCAGCATTGCCCTGAGGACAAGCCAACTCGATCGATGGGCAGCGACATTTCTCAAGAAAAACGCCAACACGACTGTTCTCCATTTGGCGTGCGGTTTTGATAGCCGCATGCAACGGGTTGAATGGGGCGAAAAAACTCGATGGATCGATATTGACCTTCCAGAAGTCATTGAGCTCCGAAGGAAGGTCCAGCCCGTGTCCTTGCCTGGGCGAGACTACTCTCTTATTGGTGTTGACGTTCTTGATGAGAACTGGATGCATGATATTGGTGAAGTTTCCGGGCCCGTGCTAGTTATAATGGAAGGATTGCTAGCCTATCTACCTGAGAAAGATGCGAGAGGGCTTTTGCGACGGATCTGCGAGACATTTTCAGAAGGGGAAATGGTGTTCGAGAGTGTGAGCTCTGCCGCGCTCAAGTGGCTCAATCGGCCAGAATCACTGAAAGCCGTGAGCGACACCGGGGCCGTATTTCAATCGTCCGTTGACGACCCGACGGCCTTGGAAGATCTTCATCCACATCTGAGATTGGCCGAGTCTGTTCCTGTTGTACAGGCACCAGGCACCGAAAAGTTTCCTCTTCTCAGTCGCATGCTCATGTATTTTACTTCATGGTTTCCCAGTGGACGTGATTCAGCAAGACTTTTGCGCTTCTGA
- a CDS encoding uncharacterized protein (ID:PFLUO_007570-T1.cds;~source:funannotate) encodes MVTASQQPTASSPGPSKAKKKRVRNWTAEDRAVHWEFEKSRREAFSERLLELVRLIPMLKEENRPSKHIIVDASISYHKTQQNRCAHATEAINMLIAERDGLLQEVNALRALYQPGACEPRQATPLDPTVQDMLTGNDQELVWDPVEDITSSTTDRQPHILTQAPLPRKSPLSTRQQASLPTPAAGPHPAGVPATPGDPPE; translated from the exons ATGGTTACAGCGAGTCAACAGCCCACCGCGTCCTCGCCAGGACCCTCCAAGGCCAAAAAGAAGCGTGTCCGCAACTGGACCGCCGAAGACAGGGCCGTGCACTGGGAGTTTGAGAAATCCCGTCGCGAAGCCTTTAGTGAACGCCTTCTG GAGCTAGTACGGCTAATTCCAATGCTGAAGGAGGAAAACCGGCCTTCAAAGCATATCATTGTCGATGCCAGCATCTCGTACCACAAGACCCAGCAGAATAGATGTGCTCATGCGACAGAAGCAATCAACATGTTGATCGCAGAACGAGATGGTCTCCTGCAAGAAGTCAATGCCCTTCGCGCCCTATACCAGCCCGGTGCATGCGAGCCGCGACAAGCGACACCACTCGATCCCACGGTGCAGGATATGCTGACTGGTAATGACCAGGAGTTGGTTTGGGATCCTGTTGAAGATATTACTAGCAGCACTACGGATAGACAGCCACATATTCTTACGCAAGCACCGCTGCCAAGGAAGAGTCCACTGTCAACCCGACAGCAAGCTTCCCTTCCAACTCCTGCTGCAGGACCTCACCCGGCAGGTGTTCCTGCTACACCTGGTGATCCT CCCGAGTGA
- a CDS encoding uncharacterized protein (ID:PFLUO_007571-T1.cds;~source:funannotate) produces the protein MSSSGTQTWLDKLEEQLNVDVDWMDPAYTLSMPIKPHDMTSNQGWVHEQMCNPINDELFKSVVKDLKDEGWLAIYTRMAVLMSKANIDNIQGRCLLQTLPSNAYDTKKTLEHARAYAREFDRAGISKDRYCIKIPSTGPALNACPALKDEGIRTLGTALFSVHQAIAASQAGCLYISPYYNEVKAHDNRELWPKSDDPAMLHPMSGRLIQILETYKRLYKETGKEQPFLKNASFISPEEAMAAGELGCQSATISHQVLTELAKLPYDSSKQPGEGVPKPAHPYKDSALTPARLQNLAKVDPLIENWDGKLASTDVDYLANGGAELDKANEADPATKKRLREALELFVGMEKKSQAKIEEAMKNV, from the exons ATGAGCAGCTCGGGAACTCAGACATGGCTTgacaagctggaggagcagC TAAATGTCGATGTCGACTGGATGGATCCGGCGTATACGCTGAGCATGCCCATCAAGCCGCACGATATGACCAGCAACCAGGGCTGGGTGCACGAGCAGATGTGCAATCCCATCAATGACGAGCTGTTCAAGAGCGTGGTCAAGGATCTCAAGGACGAGGGATGGCTGGCCATCTATACCCGCATG GCAGTGTTGATGTCCAAGGCCAACATCGACAACATCCAAGGCCGATGTCTCCTTCAAACCCTCCCCTCCAACGCCTACGACACCAAGAAGACCTTGGAGCATGCGCGCGCCTACGCCCGTGAGTTTGACCGCGCGGGCATCTCCAAGGACCGCTACTGCATCAAGATCCCCAGCACGGGCCCCGCATTAAACGCGTGTCCGGCCCTGAAAGATGAAGGCATTCGCACGCTCGGCACGGCGCTGTTCAGCGTGCACCAAGCTATTGCAGCCAGTCAAGCCGGCTGTCTGTATATCAGCCCGTACTATAATG AGGTCAAGGCACACGACAATCGCGAGCTCTGGCCCAAGTCTGACGACCCTGCAATGCTGCACCCGATGTCGGGGCGTCTGATTCAGATCTTGGAGACGTACAAGCGGCTCTATAAGGAGACCGGCAAGGAGCAGCCTTTCCTCAAGAATGCCAG TTTTATCTCGCCggaagaagccatggcggccgGTGAGCTGGGCTGCCAGTCTGCAACAATCTCCCACCAGGTGTTGACTGAGCTTGCCAAACTCCCGTACGACTCCTCGAAGCAGCCTGGTGAAGGGGTGCCCAAGCCAGCTCATCCGTACAAGGACTCCGCACTGACGCCCGCTCGTCTGCAAAATCTTGCAAAGGTGGATCCGTTGATCGAAAATTGGGATGGAAAGCTGGCTAGCACTGATGTTGACTACCTGGCCAATGGTGGCGCTGAATTGGATAAGGCGAATGAGGCGGATCCGGCCACGAAGAAGCGACTCCGTGAGGCTCTGGAGCTGTTTGTcggaatggagaagaaaagTCAGGCCAAGATTGAGGAGGCGATGAAGAATGTCTGA